In a genomic window of Erigeron canadensis isolate Cc75 chromosome 5, C_canadensis_v1, whole genome shotgun sequence:
- the LOC122600163 gene encoding fasciclin-like arabinogalactan protein 2 produces MPTVSVLSLSFFFLLSLAATVNGHNITKILAKHPEFSTFNHYLTITHLANEINRRQTITVCAVDNAAMSELIAKGLSIQTMKNVLSLHVFADYFGSKKLHQVTKGSTSTATMYQATGEAPGTTGYVHITDVKGGKVRFTPEDNPGQTDTTYVKSILEMPYNISVIQISAVLQSPEAEAPTAAPDLNLTSLLQRDGCQKFYNLLTTSGAIGTFLSSADGGVTVFCPGDDAVDAFAPKYKNLTASEKTSLLLYHGIPVYNSMGMLRSSNGLMNTLATEGAKKKYDFTIQNDGNDVTLKTKVVTATISGTVVDEEPIAIYTIDKVLQPREIFKGAVEEADEPAPAPKAAKKKKKTGKKEGETTEDDAEAPGPDSSDDYSDDDAADSTSNDGGRMVVAPIMAVLVMCFSWLALV; encoded by the exons ATGCCGACGGTGTCGGTGCTCTCcctctcctttttcttcctccTTTCGCTCGCGGCCACCGTCAACGGCCACAATATCACCAAAATCCTCGCGAAACACCCCGAGTTTTCCACCTTTAACCATTACCTTACCATCACTCACCTTGCAAATGAAATAAACCGAAGGCAGACCATCACCGTGTGCGCCGTAGACAATGCCGCTATGTCCGAATTAATCGCGAAAGGCCTTTCGATTCAAACGATGAAAAATGTCTTGTCTTTACATGTTTTTGCTGATTATTTTGGGTCCAAAAAACTTCATCAAGTTACTAAAGGCTCAACTTCCACTGCTACCATGTATCAAGCCACCGGTGAAGCCCcag GAACAACCGGTTATGTTCATATCACTGATGTGAAGGGAGGAAAAGTCCGGTTCACACCCGAAGACAATCCGGGGCAAACCGATACAACATACGTAAAATCGATACTCGAAATGCCATACAACATTTCAGTTATTCAGATAAGTGCAGTATTGCAATCACCAGAAGCAGAGGCACCAACAGCAGCGCCAGATCTAAACTTGACATCTTTATTACAAAGAGACGGATGtcaaaagttttataatttattaacaaCTTCAGGGGCAATTGGGACATTTTTAAGTAGTGCTGATGGTGGGGTCACAGTTTTTTGTCCTGGGGACGATGCAGTAGATGCATTTGCCCCCAAGTACAAAAACCTGACGGCTTCAGAAAAGACGTCATTGTTATTGTACCATGGAATTCCTGTTTATAATTCCATGGGTATGCTTAGATCAAGCAATGGGTTGATGAATACATTGGCTACCGAAGGAGCGAAAAAGAAGTATGATTTTACAATACAAAATGATGGAAATGATGTTACATTGAAGACTAAAGTTGTGACAGCTACAATAAGTGGAACAGTTGTGGATGAAGAGCCAATTGCTATTTATACAATTGATAAAGTTTTGCAACCTAGAGAAATTTTTAAAGGTGCGGTTGAGGAGGCTGATGAGCCTGCTCCCGCACCTAAGgctgcaaaaaagaaaaagaagacgGGTAAAAAAGAAGGCGAGACGACCGAGGATGATGCTGAGGCCCCTGGCCCGGATTCCTCCGACGATTATAGCGACGATGATGCCGCGGATTCAACAAGTAATGATGGTGGAAGAATGGTGGTGGCTCCTATTATGGCTGTTTTGGTGATGTGTTTTTCATGGTTGGCtttggtttaa